Proteins encoded by one window of Arachis ipaensis cultivar K30076 chromosome B04, Araip1.1, whole genome shotgun sequence:
- the LOC107635298 gene encoding receptor-like protein 12 yields the protein MGFFCSLTFSIQFLLLFSSSLFTNCFTLNDLTTTHQHECHQHESNALLSFKQSFFISKSASYNPFSYPKTLTWIPTTDCCSWDGIECDELTGHVISIDLSSSLLYGSMDPNSTLFSLVHLQSLDLSDNDFNHSQIPAWIGDLSQLRHLNLSQFGETTLSGEVPTQISHLSNLLSLDLRSYINPQFDFPLINCLQLKESTLQSLIQNSTRLEQLRLNFVTISSSLPHTLTNLTSLQKLSFRHCELHGEFPIGIFSLANLTSLNFGENQNLQGTLPASIGNLTNLALLALEDNSFHGEIPRSLFGLEKLVDLFLYSNFFEGRLALDMFFKLKMLNTLDLSVNKLSLFSQNRAVNVTILPPIQWLGLSQCNLNGEIPTWIMNLTTLNHLDLRGNNLQGEIPYFLFKLENLTGLDLGRNLFEGQIELEMLSKLKKLTVLGLGGGNKLSFLEGNNTSIVTFPSQIQFLDLRSCNLVHFPNFIQHLQELTDLYLSNNSIKTIPSWLWNKTTLQSLDISNNLLIGKIPALICNLQSLGFLDLSSNNLIGRIPSCLGSFSRSLHILRLAGNKLIGNIPQNYAKENALQLIDFSSNKLCGQLPRSFVNCRMLELLDVSHNHFNDSFPFWLGSLPNLKLIFLRDNKFHGAIKCPFKCTFPQLRIIDLSQNDFSGELSSETIKNFKSMTLSNTSHQVQFKDDVYQLQHTWVDLSLFVIRMHNKGVVMKYLGRQYFHYMIAIDLSCNKIFGEIPDIMGSLNGLVVLNLSNNMFTGSIPSSFGKLSNLEALDLSANSLSGEIPQQLTELTFLEFFNVSFNNLSGPIPENRQFSTFQDNSFEGNNGLCGFQLLNKCEDRSKLPLPTIPDGDQDSESGSFFELYWMVILIGYGGGLVAGLALGNAFAGDVYRLLKRIF from the coding sequence ATGGGGTTCTTCTGTTCTCTTACTTTCTCCATAcagtttcttcttctcttctcatccTCCCTGTTCACAAACTGTTTTACTTTGAATGATTTAACTACTACTCATCAGCATGAATGCCATCAACATGAAAGCAATGCCTTGCTCAGCTTTAAACAAAGCTTCTTCATAAGTAAGTCTGCTTCCTATAATCCTTTCAGTTATCCTAAAACTCTCACCTGGATTCCAACCACAGATTGCTGCTCCTGGGATGGCATCGAATGCGATGAACTCACAGGTCATGTCATTTCCATTGATCTTAGTAGCAGCCTGCTCTATGGTTCCATGGATCCCAATAGCACCCTTTTCTCGCTTGTGCATCTTCAAAGCCTTGATCTTTCAGACAATGACTTCAATCACTCGCAAATTCCAGCCTGGATAGGTGACTTGTCACAACTGAGGCATTTGAATCTTTCTCAATTTGGTGAAACCACATTGTCAGGTGAAGTCCCAACTCAAATTTCCCATTTGTCCAACTTGTTGTCCCTTGATCTTCGCAGCTATATTAATCCACAATTTGATTTTCCATTAATAAACTGTTTACAACTCAAAGAATCCACTCTGCAAAGCTTAATTCAAAACTCAACAAGACTAGAACAACTTCGCCTTAATTTTGTCACCATTTCATCATCATTACCTCACACGCTCACAAACCTTACATCTCTGCAAAAACTCTCTTTTCGCCATTGTGAACTGCATGGTGAGTTTCCTATCGGAATATTCTCTCTTGCAAACTTAACATCTTTGAATTTTGGGGAAAACCAAAATCTGCAGGGCACATTACCTGCATCCATTGGAAACCTGACCAATTTAGCTCTCTTGGCTCTTGAAGATAATAGCTTTCATGGTGAAATCCCTCGCTCTCTTTTTGGACTAGAGAAGCTTGTAGATTTATTTCTATATTCTAATTTTTTCGAAGGCCGCCTAGCACTTGACATGTTTTTCAAACTAAAGATGCTTAATACTCTTGACTTATCTGTCAACAAATTGTCTTTGTTCTCACAAAATAGGGCTGTCAATGTGACAATCCTTCCTCCAATTCAGTGGTTAGGATTGAGTCAGTGCAATTTAAATGGAGAAATTCCAACTTGGATAATGAATCTAACCACTTTAAATCACTTGGATCTTCGTGGAAATAATCTTCAAGGTGAAATTCCATATTTCCTCTTCAAGTTAGAGAATCTTACAGGCCTTGATCTAGGTAGAAATTTATTCGAAGGACAGATCGAGCTTGAAATGCTTTCAAAGCTCAAAAAGCTTACTGTACTTGGTTTAGGCGGAGGCAACAAATTATCTTTTCTTGAAGGGAACAACACTTCCATTGTAACATTTCCTTCTCAAATTCAATTTTTGGATTTAAGGTCATGCAACTTAGttcattttcccaattttataCAGCACTTGCAAGAGTTGACTGATCTTTACCTATCAAACAACAGCATAAAGACAATACCGAGTTGGTTATGGAACAAAACAACTCTTCAGAGTTTGGATATTTCCAACAACCTATTGATAGGAAAAATACCCGCCTTGATATGTAATCTACAATCACTTGGGTTTCTTGATTTATCTTCCAACAATTTAATTGGCAGGATTCCATCATGTTTAGGAAGCTTTAGCCGATCTCTTCACATTTTGAGGCTCGCGGGAAACAAATTGATAGGTAATATTCCTCAAAACTATGCGAAAGAAAATGCACTTCAGTTGATTGATTTTAGCTCAAACAAGTTGTGTGGTCAATTACCAAGATCATTTGTCAATTGCAGAATGCTAGAGCTTCTTGACGTAAGTCATAACCATTTCAATGATTCATTTCCTTTTTGGTTAGGATCTCTCCCTAATTTAAAGCTCATTTTTTTACGTGATAATAAATTTCACGGAGCTATAAAGTGTCCATTCAAATGCACATTTCCTCAGCTTCGTATCATTGATCTTTCTCAAAATGATTTTTCTGGAGAATTGTCATCAGAAACAATCAAGAATTTCAAATCGATGACACTTTCCAACACAAGCCACCAAGTACAGTTCAAGGACGACGTTTATCAATTGCAACATACTTGGGTTGATCTTAGTTTGTTTGTAATTCGAATGCATAACAAAGGAGTAGTCATGAAGTATCTTGGGCGTCAATACTTTCATTACATGATTGCCATTGATCTTTCATGTAACAAAATTTTCGGTGAGATTCCAGATATCATGGGAAGTTTGAATGGTCTTGTTGTGCTCAACTTGTCCAATAACATGTTTACTGGCAGCATCCCATCTTCCTTCGGAAAGCTTTCAAATCTCGAAGCCTTGGACCTTTCTGCCAATAGCCTGTCAGGGGAAATCCCCCAACAACTCACAGAGTTAACATTTTTGGAATTCTTCAATGTGTCTTTCAACAATCTCTCGGGTCCAATCCCAGAAAATAGACAATTTTCCACTTTTCAAGATAATTCATTTGAGGGAAACAATGGTTTATGCGGGTTTCAATTGCTGAACAAATGTGAAGATCGTTCTAAGCTTCCACTACCAACAATACCTGATGGTGATCAAGACTCTGAGTCAGGATCTTTCTTTgaattgtattggatggtaattcTAATTGGATATGGGGGTGGCCTTGTTGCTGGGTTAGCACTGGGAAATGCTTTTGCTGGAGATGTTTATAGGTTGCTGAAGAGGATCTTTTAA
- the LOC107637262 gene encoding receptor-like protein 12 gives MIFKVKFHISSSSDMLSKLQKLTVLGLGGGNKLSFLEGKNTSKVTFLSQVRALDLTSCNFVHFPNFIQHLQELTTLSISNNNIKTIPSWLWNKTTLESLEVSNNLLMGDISPSICNLQSLVELDLSSNNLVGMIPSCLGSFSQSLQLLNVSGNKLTGNIPQIYVKGNLLQLIDFSSNKLYGQLPRALVNCRMLEFLDVSRNHFNDSFPFWLGSLPKLKVLSLRDNQFHGAIMCPLKYTFPQLRIIDLSQNRFSTKLTSEIIMCFKSMIISNKRQLDFKDVIHSDNAEIDIDSHPFSMSNKGVVMDYLGSQYLHHMVAIDLSCNKISGEIPDIMGSLNGLVVLNLSNNMFTGSIPSSFGKLSSLEVLDLSLNSLSGNIPQQLTELTFLDFFNVSFNNLSGPVPENGQLSTFDNNSFEGNKDLCGIQLLKKCEDHPKPPLQKPDGDQDSESGYFFEFYWMVILIGYGGGLVVGLAVGDAFSVDVYRLLKKIF, from the coding sequence ATGATCTTCAAGGTGAAATTCCATATTTCCTCTTCAAGTGACATGCTTTCAAAGCTCCAAAAGCTTACTGTTCTTGGTTTAGGCGGAGGCAACAAATTGTCTTTTCTTGAAGGGAAGAACACTTCCAAAGTAACATTTCTTTCTCAAGTTCGAGCTTTGGATTTAACTTCATGCAATTTTGttcattttcccaattttataCAACACTTGCAAGAGTTGACTACTCTTTCCATATCAAACAACAACATAAAGACAATACCGAGTTGGTTATGGAACAAAACAACTCTTGAGAGTTTGGAAGTTTCCAACAACCTATTGATGGGAGATATATCCCCCTCCATATGCAACCTGCAGTCACTTGTGGAACTTGATTTATCTTCCAACAATTTAGTTGGCATGATTCCATCATGTTTGGGAAGCTTTAGCCAATCCCTTCAACTTTTGAATGTCTCAGGAAACAAATTGACAGGCAATATTCCTCAAATTTATGTGAAAGGAAATCTCCTTCAGTTGATCGATTTTAGTTCTAACAAGTTGTACGGTCAATTACCAAGAGCACTTGTCAATTGCAGAATGCTTGAGTTTCTTGATGTGAGCCGTAACCATTTCAATGACTCATTTCCTTTCTGGTTGGGATCTCTTCCTAAGTTAAAGGTTCTTTCTTTACGTGATAATCAATTTCACGGAGCTATAATGTGTCCATTGAAATACACATTTCCCCAACTTCGAATCATTGATCTTTCTCAAAATCGTTTCTCAACGAAATTAACATCAGAAATAATCATGTGCTTCAAATCGATGATCATATCCAACAAAAGGCAACTGGATTTCAAGGACGTGATTCATAGTGACAATGCGGAAATAGATATTGATTCGCATCCATTTTCAATGTCCAacaaaggagttgtcatggattATCTTGGGAGTCAATACCTTCATCACATGGTGGCCATTGATCTTTCATGTAACAAAATTTCGGGAGAGATTCCAGATATCATGGGAAGTTTGAATGGTCTTGTTGTGCTCAATTTGTCCAATAACATGTTTACTGGCAGCATCCCATCTTCTTTCGGAAAGCTTTCAAGTCTTGAAGTGCTGGACCTTTCTCTCAATAGCCTGTCAGGAAATATTCCTCAACAACTCACAGAACTAACCTTCTTGGATTTTTTCAATGTGTCTTTCAACAATCTCTCAGGTCCAGTACCAGAAAATGGCCAACTTTCTACCTTTGATAATAATTCATTTGAGGGAAATAAAGATTTGTGCGGGATTCAATTGTTGAAGAAATGTGAAGATCATCCTAAGCCTCCATTGCAAAAACCTGATGGTGATCAAGATTCTGAGTCAGGATATTTCTTTGAATTTTATTGGATGGTAATTCTAATTGGATATGGGGGTGGCCTTGTTGTTGGGTTAGCAGTGGGAGATGCTTTTTCTGTGGATGTTTATAGGTTGCTGAAAAAGATCTTTTAA
- the LOC107637263 gene encoding LRR receptor-like serine/threonine-protein kinase GSO2 has product MDPNITLFSLVHLQSLDLSDNHFNHSQIPARIGDLSQLRHLNVSHFGETTFSGEVPTQISHLSNLLSLDFRSYIVAPLDNLLINHLQLKVSTLKSLIQNSTRLEQLRLNFVTISSSLPHTLTNLTSLQTLSFRQCELYGEFPIGIFSLVNLTSLNFARNQNLQGTLPASIGNLTNLAYLALGGNSFHGEIPQSLFRLENLVALDLTSNFFKGRLALDMFLKLRMLKDLDLSLNKLTLFSQNRTVNVTNLPPIQWLELSRCNLNGEIPTWIMNLTTLNLLNLHNNNLQGEIPYFLFKLENLTGLDLGANMLEGQIELGMLSQLQKLTYLGLGGGNKLSFVEGKNTTNVTFPPQIQSLELGSCNLVHFPNFIPHLQELTDLFIPLNSIKTIPSWIWNKTNSSEFGNFQQPVNRRNIPLDMQSTIPYIS; this is encoded by the coding sequence ATGGATCCCAATATTACCCTTTTCTCACTTGTGCATCTTCAAAGCCTTGATCTTTCAGACAATCACTTCAATCACTCGCAAATTCCAGCCAGGATAGGTGACTTGTCACAACTGAGGCATTTGAATGTTTCTCACTTTGGTGAAACCACATTTTCGGGTGAAGTCCCAACTCAAATTTCCCATTTGTCCAACTTGTTATCCCTTGATTTTCGCAGCTATATTGTGGCACCCCTTGATAATTTATTGATCAACCATTTACAACTCAAGGTATCCACTCTAAAAAGCTTAATTCAAAACTCAACAAGACTGGAACAACTTCGTCTTAATTTTGTCACCATTTCATCATCATTACCTCACACACTCACAAACCTTACATCTCTGCAAACACTCTCTTTTCGCCAATGTGAACTATATGGTGAGTTTCCTATTGGAATATTCTCTCTTGTAAACTTAACATCTTTGAATTTTGCAAGAAACCAAAATTTGCAGGGCACATTACCTGCATCCATTGGAAACCTGACCAATTTAGCTTACTTGGCTCTTGGAGGTAATAGCTTTCATGGTGAAATCCCGCAGTCTCTTTTTAGACTCGAAAATCTTGTAGCTTTAGATCTAACTTCTAATTTTTTCAAAGGCCGCCTAGCACTTGACATGTTTTTGAAGCTAAGGATGCTTAAGGATCTtgacttgtctctcaacaaattgaCTTTGTTCTCACAAAATAGGACTGTCAATGTGACAAACCTTCCTCCAATTCAGTGGTTAGAATTGAGTAGGTGCAATTTAAATGGAGAAATTCCAACTTGGATAATGAACTTGACCACTTTAAATCTCTTGAATCTTCATAACAATAATCTTCAAGGTGAAATTCCATATTTCCTCTTCAAGTTAGAGAATCTTACAGGTCTTGATCTAGGTGCTAATATGTTGGAAGGACAGATTGAGCTTGGCATGCTTTCCCAGCTCCAAAAGCTTACTTATCTTGGTTTAGGCGGAGGCAACAAATTGTCTTTTGTTGAAGGGAAGAACACTACCAACGTAACATTTCCTCCTCAAATTCAATCATTGGAATTAGGGTCATGCAACTTAGttcattttcccaattttataCCGCACTTGCAAGAGTTGACTGATCTTTTCATACCACTGAATAGCATAAAGACTATACCGAGTTGGATATGGAATAAAACAAACTCTTCAGAGTTTGGAAATTTCCAACAACCTGTTAATAGGAGAAATATCCCCCTTGATATGCAATCTACAATCCCTTATATATCTTGA